One genomic region from Anthonomus grandis grandis chromosome 1, icAntGran1.3, whole genome shotgun sequence encodes:
- the LOC126739189 gene encoding uncharacterized protein LOC126739189 translates to MIARVTLNILNEIKLCHSLGSGALCFLNLPAKSQLFSDIDKKSIRFKSSTQNKYQNMSSISSSSSVFQGCGDRFDGITVSSDKEPCETSEFIKKLSTSLDTWRSQKKRGIWFKVHLNQSEWVPLLIKNGFKYHHAKQDYVMLYMWLPTDESDNVPHYAHTLLGVGAVVVNEKNQVLVIKEKYFYRVPMWKLPGGYVEPGENIVDAAIREVMEETGISTEFQSILSLRQGHGGMFGCSDIYVVVNLKALSSKIEKCEREVTDCQWMNIEEYLSHPHVHELNRFFVTKLLHHRKHNLKIDCHHGIHQILNKPYTVCSVVKQDDLEDLAEIPFSSFSGKSYADKK, encoded by the exons atgattgcCAGAgtgactttaaatattttaaatgaaattaaattatgtcaCTCCTTAGGTTCTGGAGCTTTATGTTTTCTCAATTTACCTGCAAAATCCCAGCTTTTCAGTGACATAGATAAAAAGTCCATACGTTTCAA GTCATCCACTCAAAATAAGTATCAAAACATGAGCTCAATCTCGAGTTCATCATCAGTATTTCAGGGATGTGGAGACAGGTTCGATGGTATCACTGTATCTTCTGATAAAGAGCCATGTGAAACATCTGAGTTCATAAAAAAACTATCAA CATCATTGGACACGTGGAGATCTCAGAAAAAAAGAGGCATTTGGTTTAAGGTGCATTTGAACCAAAGTGAGTGGGTGCCTCTGTTAATAAAG aatggaTTTAAGTATCACCATGCTAAACAAGATTATGTGATGTTATACATGTGGCTGCCAACAGATGAAAGTGACAATGTACCTCATTACGCACATACATTGTTGGGTGTAGGTGCCGTGGtagtaaatgaaaaaaatcaggttctcgtaataaaagaaaaatatttttacagagTCCCTATGTGGAAATTACCAGGAGGATATGTCGAACCGG GAGAGAATATCGTAGATGCAGCTATTCGAGAGGTAATGGAGGAAACGGGAATAAGCACAGAGTTTCAGTCGATATTGTCACTTAGGCAGGGTCACGGTGGAATGTTCGGTTGCTCCGATATTTATGTTGTCGTTAATTTGAAAGCTCTTAGCAGTAAGATAGAGAAGTGCGAGCGGGAGGTTACTGACTGCCAGTGGATGAATATTGAGGAATACTTGAGTCATCCTCATGTTCATGAACTCAACAG atttttcgtGACAAAACTTCTACACCATAGAAagcacaatttaaaaattgactgCCATCACGGTATCCACCAAATATTAAACAAACCATATACAGTGTGTTCAGTTGTGAAACAGGATGATTTAGAGGATTTAGCAGAAATTCCCTTTAGCTCATTTTCAGGCAAAAGTTACGCcgataagaaataa